A single genomic interval of Nitratidesulfovibrio sp. SRB-5 harbors:
- a CDS encoding tetratricopeptide repeat protein, protein MARSRGAPVHDEQYPIILGVYSLQQDAMVGIGGTASQQRQVTYWYARKLDAAICEVQPLNVHHVPSGIRNPMEELEFLRNYMPEPMYYKNHTVPALTSLHRKLVEGEACLAELRLDEAEKAFIKALMIDDLNVPANFGLGEVYAEKKDTARLRKVLHVLMGSDEAFLMEHRVRFNKFGISLRKNGHFDDSLRFYHKALECHEDEHLHFNIARVHFDKGDTGACVQHLTRALAMRPDFTEAQRFLTFCGGQACSG, encoded by the coding sequence TTTATTCGTTGCAGCAGGATGCCATGGTTGGCATAGGCGGCACCGCCTCGCAGCAGCGTCAGGTTACCTATTGGTATGCGCGCAAACTGGATGCTGCCATCTGCGAAGTGCAGCCGCTCAACGTGCACCATGTGCCATCGGGTATCCGCAATCCCATGGAAGAGCTTGAATTTCTTCGTAATTACATGCCGGAGCCGATGTATTACAAGAACCACACGGTGCCCGCGCTGACATCACTGCATCGCAAGCTGGTCGAGGGCGAGGCCTGCCTGGCGGAACTGCGTCTGGACGAAGCGGAAAAGGCGTTCATCAAGGCCCTGATGATCGACGACCTGAACGTGCCCGCCAATTTCGGCCTGGGCGAGGTGTACGCGGAAAAGAAGGACACGGCCCGGCTGCGCAAGGTGCTGCACGTGCTGATGGGCAGCGACGAGGCGTTCCTGATGGAGCACCGGGTGCGTTTCAACAAGTTCGGCATCAGCCTGCGCAAGAACGGGCACTTCGACGATTCGCTGCGGTTCTACCACAAGGCGCTGGAATGCCACGAGGACGAGCACCTGCATTTCAACATCGCGCGGGTGCACTTCGACAAGGGCGACACCGGCGCCTGCGTGCAGCACCTGACCAGGGCTCTGGCCATGCGGCCCGACTTTACCGAGGCGCAGCGCTTTCTGACCTTCTGCGGCGGCCAGGCCTGTTCCGGTTAG
- a CDS encoding NAD(P)/FAD-dependent oxidoreductase — translation MARLLLLGAGHAHLDAIRAIPALVARGHTVTVAGPGPCHCYSGMGPGVLGGTYAPQAMALPVRRMVQAAGGTFVTDTAVRIDAPGHAVHFASGLRLEYEVCSCNVGSLVAHILPGGDGVNGSTVGAPPSPVTLPVLSVKPIENLYRARQTLLRLAAHGAVDVLVAGGGPAALEVACNAAVCLARARGNAAPVVPGGDSVTLVAGRGLLPGLPERARDLCRTVTAARGVRIIEGARVLETTPEGALLDDGRSLPAHVVLLATGVAPPPLFAASGLIGRANGGPDGEADGGLAVNAHLQSIAHPDLFGGGDCIHFTPAPLPRVGVHAVRQGPVLAANLGTRLDAHARHAANAAPASGQPPLVPYIPRPGHLLVLDTGAGTGVLHRPLGGGALCFGGRLAFLVKRAIDTRFLRSHLPPGGTLPGECPWDAPA, via the coding sequence ATGGCCCGCCTGCTGCTGCTCGGCGCGGGGCACGCCCACCTCGACGCCATCCGCGCCATTCCGGCGCTGGTGGCGCGGGGGCATACGGTGACCGTGGCCGGGCCCGGCCCCTGCCACTGCTATTCCGGCATGGGCCCCGGCGTGCTGGGCGGCACATATGCGCCGCAGGCCATGGCCCTGCCGGTGCGGCGCATGGTGCAGGCGGCGGGGGGCACCTTCGTCACCGACACGGCGGTGCGCATCGACGCGCCGGGACATGCCGTGCACTTCGCCTCCGGCCTGCGGCTGGAATACGAGGTGTGCTCGTGCAACGTGGGGTCGCTGGTGGCGCATATCCTGCCGGGTGGCGATGGCGTCAACGGCAGCACTGTCGGCGCGCCCCCATCCCCCGTGACGCTACCCGTGCTATCGGTAAAGCCCATCGAAAACCTGTACCGGGCCCGGCAGACGCTGCTGCGGCTGGCTGCGCACGGCGCGGTGGATGTGCTGGTGGCGGGCGGCGGTCCAGCCGCGCTGGAGGTGGCCTGCAACGCGGCGGTGTGCCTTGCCCGCGCGCGGGGCAACGCCGCCCCCGTTGTTCCCGGCGGCGATTCGGTCACCCTGGTGGCCGGGCGCGGGCTGCTGCCGGGCCTGCCGGAACGGGCACGCGACCTGTGCCGCACGGTGACCGCCGCGCGCGGGGTGCGCATCATCGAGGGCGCGCGGGTTCTGGAAACCACACCAGAAGGGGCACTGCTGGACGATGGCCGCAGCCTGCCCGCCCATGTGGTGCTGCTGGCTACCGGAGTGGCCCCGCCGCCGCTGTTCGCGGCATCGGGCCTGATTGGCAGGGCAAACGGCGGGCCTGATGGCGAGGCGGACGGCGGGCTGGCGGTGAACGCGCACCTTCAGTCTATCGCCCATCCGGACCTGTTCGGCGGGGGCGACTGCATTCACTTCACCCCGGCGCCATTGCCCCGCGTGGGTGTGCACGCCGTACGCCAGGGCCCGGTGCTGGCCGCCAATCTGGGCACCCGCCTGGACGCGCATGCGCGGCACGCCGCCAATGCGGCCCCGGCATCCGGCCAGCCGCCCCTTGTCCCGTACATCCCCCGGCCCGGCCATCTGCTGGTGCTGGATACCGGCGCGGGCACGGGGGTGCTGCACCGCCCGCTGGGCGGCGGCGCGCTGTGCTTCGGTGGGCGCCTGGCCTTCCTGGTCAAACGGGCCATCGACACCCGGTTCCTGCGAAGCCATCTGCCGCCCGGCGGCACCCTGCCCGGTGAATGTCCGTGGGACGCCCCGGCATGA